A region of Granulibacter bethesdensis DNA encodes the following proteins:
- a CDS encoding glycosyltransferase has translation MPILRIDKDTFREQARQELESFLDSDERLIFYGGETPDISILLVLYNQAPLTYRCLRSIMQYAAPLQVRVVIADNASSDETSRLLDRIDGAVILRNKDNLHFLRGVNLAADHAAGPGLLLLNNDAMLRPGTLQAAWNALNAAPDIGAVGGPIILPDGTLQEAGSIIWSDGTCLGYGRGRSPLEAEFQFRRDVDYCSGAFLLVRRKAFEALGRLDTAFVPAYYEETDFCMRLRAAGYRIVYEPDAAIDHFEFASATSSASALALQATNYERFRTRHKETLKREHHAPGTDPLFARARNSGKGRVLVIDDRVPFPSLGAGYPRAAELTLALVAEGWSVTYYPLLTPNDSWDEIYTLFPREVEVVLNEGVDGLHRLIDARDGYYDTIFVSRPHNMRLFLDHISARPSARLIYDAEAVFAQRSILQMMLEGNPPSAARRKEMLEAEMSMARLADRIVTVSPHEKILFAQGGCADVHVLGHAQAPAPTRNGFNQRSGYLFVGALDDDPSPNLDSLLWFASDVMPLLVRAMPESWTLQVAGRAGARRAKALQGPHIVILGRVEDLDALYETARVFIAPTRYAAGIPLKVCEAAARGVPVVATGLLARQLGWTHETELLVADNAEEFAEACARLYRDQALWERLRQAAMKRVEQEYSPDFFRNRVAEIMSTAIESHAQRHVPDAWPVTASSALVSTVAADGRQAPSRMAVARYQVHRVLRLVRGARQYAARHGLSKTIQRVWLEILKRAGKRNFSLWSQFYDTLDDKDIAAIHRHMDKLVERPTFDVRIRWDGDEAALRACVTSLQEQSYQRWTMTLLPASGASPLPDWWQALAQEDSRFSSLLPTGKIRRRFYTVLLEPGDQLRSHALYLLAAEADQAPGAVMLYTDDEIAGAEVQPHFYPEWSEESLRDPCALDGLVAIRSDLLPDGDLLTGALWRHRVWTQAVAGSEPADVRHIAYIAIQRRVRATPDRVEWLETLQAQCPDGAHIVDAPHGPRIVYPLPAQPPLVSIIIPTKDQAALVRQCVEGLLYRTDYPAIEVIIVDNGSVEPATARVLKDLQSDDDRVSVLRDDGPFNYSALNNKAARLTKGEIIALVNNDIVVREPGWLREMVSQLLRPNVGVVGAKLLYGNGTVQHAGVITGLHGGVASHVFRQSPPDAEGYDRRLVRVQDMSCVTAACMLIRRDVFETVGGLDEKNLPVSYNDVDFCLRVKQAGWRILWTPYAVLDHLESISRGEDTQQSNAERAHREYLYMLRQWEHVLGQDPAYNPNLSLQTEFTLSYPPRIRKPWHRYK, from the coding sequence GTGCCCATTCTTCGGATCGACAAAGACACTTTCCGCGAACAGGCGCGGCAGGAACTGGAAAGTTTTCTGGATTCGGATGAGCGTCTGATTTTCTATGGCGGCGAGACTCCGGACATCTCGATTTTGCTGGTGCTTTATAACCAGGCCCCCCTGACCTACCGATGCCTGCGTTCGATCATGCAGTACGCTGCCCCTCTACAGGTGCGAGTCGTCATTGCAGATAATGCGTCGTCTGATGAGACATCGCGTCTGCTGGACCGTATTGATGGGGCGGTGATCCTCAGGAACAAGGATAACCTCCATTTCCTGCGCGGGGTCAATCTGGCCGCGGACCATGCGGCGGGCCCGGGGCTGCTGTTGCTCAACAATGATGCCATGCTGCGGCCGGGCACGTTGCAGGCGGCATGGAATGCGCTGAACGCCGCGCCGGATATCGGTGCGGTTGGCGGGCCCATCATTCTGCCGGATGGTACCTTGCAGGAGGCCGGCAGCATTATCTGGAGCGATGGCACCTGCCTTGGCTATGGAAGGGGGCGGAGCCCTCTGGAGGCGGAGTTCCAGTTCAGGCGGGACGTGGATTATTGCTCCGGTGCTTTCCTGCTGGTGCGGAGAAAGGCGTTCGAGGCGCTGGGCAGGCTGGATACGGCCTTTGTACCTGCTTATTACGAGGAAACTGATTTCTGCATGCGGTTGCGGGCAGCCGGATACAGAATCGTCTATGAGCCTGATGCCGCGATTGATCACTTTGAGTTTGCCAGTGCGACCTCTTCCGCCTCGGCACTGGCATTGCAGGCAACGAACTACGAACGTTTCAGAACCCGCCATAAGGAGACATTGAAGCGCGAGCATCATGCGCCCGGAACTGATCCCCTGTTTGCCCGCGCGCGGAACAGTGGAAAGGGCCGTGTGCTGGTTATTGACGATCGGGTTCCGTTTCCGTCCCTCGGCGCAGGTTATCCCCGTGCGGCAGAACTGACTCTGGCTCTGGTCGCGGAGGGCTGGTCGGTTACCTATTATCCGCTTCTGACCCCCAACGATTCCTGGGACGAGATCTACACTCTGTTTCCAAGGGAGGTGGAGGTTGTCCTGAATGAAGGGGTGGATGGGCTGCACCGTCTGATTGATGCAAGGGATGGCTATTACGACACGATTTTCGTCAGCCGCCCGCATAATATGCGGCTGTTTCTGGACCATATTTCCGCCCGCCCGTCTGCCCGCCTGATTTATGATGCGGAGGCAGTTTTCGCGCAGCGCAGCATCCTCCAGATGATGCTGGAAGGTAATCCTCCCAGTGCCGCCAGACGAAAGGAGATGCTGGAGGCGGAAATGAGCATGGCCCGTCTGGCGGACCGTATTGTCACCGTCTCTCCGCATGAAAAAATTCTGTTCGCGCAGGGAGGCTGTGCAGATGTCCATGTGCTGGGCCATGCACAGGCACCGGCCCCTACCAGGAACGGCTTCAATCAGAGATCGGGTTATCTGTTCGTCGGTGCGCTTGATGACGATCCATCCCCAAATCTGGACAGCCTGTTGTGGTTTGCCAGCGATGTCATGCCGTTATTGGTCAGAGCGATGCCGGAGAGCTGGACCCTGCAGGTGGCTGGCAGGGCAGGCGCACGCCGTGCCAAGGCGCTTCAGGGGCCCCATATTGTCATATTGGGCAGAGTCGAGGATCTGGACGCGCTGTACGAGACGGCCAGGGTTTTTATTGCGCCCACCCGCTATGCGGCCGGTATTCCCTTAAAAGTCTGTGAAGCAGCGGCACGCGGGGTTCCTGTGGTGGCCACAGGCCTTCTGGCCCGCCAGCTCGGCTGGACGCATGAGACAGAGTTGCTGGTTGCCGATAATGCGGAGGAATTTGCAGAAGCCTGCGCTCGTCTGTATCGGGATCAGGCTCTGTGGGAGCGGCTTCGTCAGGCCGCAATGAAGCGTGTTGAGCAGGAATACAGCCCGGATTTCTTCAGAAACCGGGTGGCGGAGATCATGTCCACTGCCATAGAGAGCCATGCCCAGCGGCATGTGCCGGATGCATGGCCTGTGACGGCTTCCTCTGCACTGGTCAGCACGGTGGCTGCGGATGGCAGGCAAGCGCCAAGCCGAATGGCAGTCGCCCGTTATCAGGTGCATCGTGTTCTGAGGCTTGTAAGGGGGGCCAGGCAGTATGCGGCGCGTCATGGCCTGTCGAAAACGATCCAGCGGGTGTGGCTTGAGATTCTGAAACGCGCCGGGAAGCGTAACTTCAGCCTCTGGAGCCAGTTTTACGATACGCTGGATGACAAGGATATTGCGGCCATCCATCGGCATATGGACAAGTTGGTGGAGCGCCCGACCTTCGATGTGCGTATACGCTGGGATGGTGATGAGGCTGCGCTGCGGGCTTGCGTTACGTCACTGCAGGAGCAGTCATATCAACGCTGGACGATGACGCTGTTGCCAGCATCCGGAGCTTCTCCACTCCCTGACTGGTGGCAGGCGCTGGCACAGGAAGACAGTCGATTCTCGTCATTGCTGCCCACCGGAAAAATAAGGCGGCGTTTTTACACGGTGCTGCTGGAGCCGGGGGACCAGTTACGCTCCCACGCCCTGTATCTGCTGGCGGCTGAAGCGGATCAGGCGCCGGGCGCCGTCATGCTCTACACGGATGATGAGATTGCCGGGGCAGAGGTTCAACCGCATTTCTATCCGGAATGGTCCGAGGAAAGCCTGCGTGATCCCTGCGCGCTGGATGGTCTGGTGGCCATCAGAAGTGATCTTCTTCCTGATGGCGATTTGCTGACGGGGGCACTGTGGCGGCATCGTGTGTGGACACAGGCTGTGGCTGGTTCTGAACCGGCGGATGTGCGCCACATAGCCTATATCGCCATCCAGAGAAGGGTTCGGGCGACACCTGACCGGGTGGAATGGCTCGAAACCCTGCAGGCGCAATGCCCGGATGGTGCACACATTGTCGACGCACCGCATGGGCCGCGTATTGTCTATCCGCTGCCCGCTCAGCCGCCACTGGTGAGTATCATTATTCCTACCAAGGATCAGGCGGCACTGGTGCGACAATGCGTCGAAGGGCTGCTTTACAGGACGGACTATCCTGCGATCGAGGTGATCATCGTCGATAACGGCAGTGTTGAGCCTGCGACGGCCCGTGTTCTGAAAGATCTTCAGAGCGATGATGATCGCGTCTCGGTTCTGCGTGATGATGGCCCCTTCAATTATTCAGCCCTCAACAACAAGGCAGCCAGGCTGACGAAAGGCGAGATAATCGCTCTGGTCAATAACGACATCGTGGTGAGGGAGCCGGGCTGGCTGCGGGAGATGGTGTCACAACTGCTGCGACCGAATGTCGGTGTGGTGGGGGCCAAGCTGCTCTATGGCAATGGCACGGTGCAGCATGCTGGCGTGATCACTGGCCTGCATGGCGGTGTGGCATCCCATGTCTTCCGGCAAAGCCCCCCCGATGCCGAAGGCTATGATCGCCGGCTTGTCCGTGTGCAGGATATGTCCTGCGTAACGGCGGCCTGCATGCTCATCAGGCGCGATGTGTTCGAAACTGTGGGCGGGCTGGATGAGAAGAACCTGCCTGTTTCCTACAATGACGTAGATTTCTGCCTGCGTGTGAAACAGGCTGGCTGGCGTATCCTGTGGACCCCTTATGCGGTGCTGGATCATCTGGAATCCATCAGCCGTGGCGAGGACACACAGCAATCCAACGCCGAGCGTGCGCATCGGGAGTATCTCTATATGCTGCGGCAGTGGGAGCATGTGCTGGGGCAGGATCCCGCCTACAACCCCAATCTGTCATTACAGACGGAGTTCACGCTGTCTTATCCGCCCCGGATCCGTAAGCCCTGGCATCGCTACAAATAA
- a CDS encoding glycosyltransferase yields the protein MGEIFRQERASDGLEFTGERFTSTVSGRIEIEHLHRYYLARHFCRGLDVLDIASGEGYGAAILAQVARSVTGVDIAQDAIAHARLHYHRPNLTFVEGSGTAIPLPDHSVDRIVSFETIEHLYDHQSFMAELRRVLRPGGLLIMSSPERDIYSPPDQGSNPHHVHELTRLEFHSLLLSNFSHVRSMGQRAFIGSAIAAEQIPALPGLAMPASSLPLVIEHRGDMHAEASNGLPRATYLLAIASDAPLPETPESLFIHTSDLDRKIYAQLDELKALKEHREAEVANIQAGFAKDHQIIAEQYRRLKWVEQERGTTRAALINTRQTLAVVEHELRQTWNALQNAGQQSENIRQQLDNAHHQIAHAHLQLADAVNHTQALQRERDLHLEEAGLLRMRLAIAQQQPQRSLFSTVVQKIVPSSLAVRYRNRKRIKRAYRIIKDSPLFDARWYLDTYQDLDSSKIDPVIHYILYGTQEERDPGPDFSTTFYIRRYPDSISAGLTALEHYELHGRSEQRQIAPSSHAEAPVTEPEPVLTDYDTDADSPPEADEVIQPPVLTADDKRKPYVLCISGEPHTAGHFYRVVYFAEAIRAAGGRATICTIPEARDGHEMAEADIIYIWRSQWTPDTEIIFHRANGRKLPIVFDCDDLMFEPAFAEKTIIDGIRSQNYAEKDVKRLFSRVQQMMRIADFCTAPTLPMAARMHRRQKATFLIPNGFVESTWSTSRNAVRTRHIHGRTPMVRIGYAGGSRTHQKDFAQIAPIVAAALKADPDRRLVLFRRGPWPAMDIEEFPDLHAMEHQIEWRELVPLENLPTEIARFDINLAPLEVGNVFCEAKSELKYFEAALVGVPTIASPTVPYRDAIRHGVTGMLADSPQEWADALDHLLNNPEARRDMARAAYHDVLWRYGPDGRTELVAGWLDQMLRPGRAAAWAFEREIKHRQASPHPLPEIPETETVFFHDSLRDAEMTVIIPVYNYRQYVLEALESVRDQTVEQLHLVVIDDCSTDDSLEVVRYWMETNAARFGRAVLLKNRTNQGLSLTRNAGFNAAETLFVLPLDADNKLMPEAAVRLYEAIKDTDAAYVYPSLQEFDDSDGIFSTRDYNPAIFRPGNFIDATALIRLSAWAHIGGYKRMPLGWEDYDLWCRMAEYGWYGKHLDKILGFYRVHGESMLRTTTNKSRNQEDLINDMRTRHPWILDGISADSDEPGGLILPLPAEP from the coding sequence TTGGGAGAAATCTTCCGCCAGGAACGAGCCAGCGATGGTCTCGAATTTACCGGTGAGCGCTTTACCTCAACCGTATCTGGCCGCATCGAGATTGAACATTTGCACCGCTATTATCTGGCCCGGCATTTCTGCCGTGGGTTGGATGTGCTCGATATTGCCTCTGGCGAAGGATATGGGGCGGCTATTCTGGCTCAGGTGGCACGCTCCGTCACCGGGGTAGACATCGCTCAGGATGCAATTGCCCATGCTCGTTTGCACTACCATCGCCCCAACCTCACTTTCGTAGAAGGCAGCGGAACTGCCATTCCATTACCTGACCATTCAGTTGATAGAATAGTTTCTTTTGAAACCATAGAGCATTTATACGACCATCAATCTTTTATGGCCGAACTGCGCAGGGTGCTCCGCCCGGGCGGTCTGTTGATTATGTCCAGCCCCGAACGCGATATTTATTCCCCCCCTGACCAAGGCTCCAATCCGCACCATGTACACGAACTGACGCGGCTTGAATTTCACTCCCTGCTGTTATCGAACTTCAGCCATGTCCGCTCCATGGGACAACGCGCCTTCATTGGCAGCGCGATTGCAGCCGAACAGATTCCGGCTTTGCCGGGGCTGGCCATGCCCGCCAGTTCGCTGCCGCTGGTGATCGAGCATCGTGGCGACATGCATGCTGAAGCATCCAACGGCCTGCCGCGGGCGACCTACCTGCTGGCCATTGCTTCGGATGCGCCGCTCCCCGAAACGCCCGAAAGTCTTTTTATCCATACCAGCGATCTGGACAGGAAAATCTATGCCCAGCTTGACGAGTTGAAGGCGCTCAAGGAACATCGGGAAGCAGAGGTCGCGAATATTCAGGCCGGCTTCGCCAAAGATCATCAGATTATTGCCGAACAGTATCGGCGTCTGAAATGGGTTGAACAGGAACGGGGCACCACACGGGCTGCCCTGATCAATACCCGGCAGACACTTGCCGTGGTGGAGCATGAGCTTCGTCAGACCTGGAATGCCCTGCAGAATGCCGGCCAGCAATCCGAGAATATCCGTCAGCAGTTGGATAACGCCCACCACCAGATTGCCCATGCTCATCTACAGCTTGCCGATGCCGTCAACCATACACAGGCATTGCAGCGCGAACGGGATCTGCATCTGGAGGAAGCCGGCCTGCTGCGGATGCGCCTGGCCATCGCCCAGCAACAGCCTCAGCGCTCGTTATTCTCAACTGTTGTGCAAAAAATCGTACCTTCCTCATTAGCGGTCCGATATCGCAACAGAAAACGGATCAAACGTGCCTATCGCATCATCAAGGATAGTCCTCTGTTCGATGCGCGCTGGTATCTGGATACGTATCAGGATCTGGATAGCAGTAAAATTGATCCGGTTATCCATTATATTCTGTACGGAACCCAGGAAGAACGGGATCCCGGACCAGATTTCTCTACCACATTCTATATCCGGCGGTATCCGGATTCGATCAGTGCCGGTTTGACGGCGCTGGAGCATTATGAGCTGCATGGCAGAAGCGAACAGCGCCAGATCGCGCCCTCCTCTCATGCCGAAGCGCCGGTCACAGAGCCGGAACCAGTCCTCACGGACTACGACACAGACGCAGACAGCCCCCCCGAAGCGGACGAAGTCATTCAGCCGCCAGTCTTGACTGCAGACGACAAACGTAAGCCCTACGTTCTGTGTATCTCCGGTGAGCCACATACGGCGGGGCATTTCTATCGCGTCGTTTACTTTGCCGAAGCTATTCGTGCTGCGGGCGGCAGGGCTACCATTTGCACCATTCCCGAAGCCAGAGACGGCCACGAAATGGCCGAAGCTGATATTATCTATATCTGGCGTAGCCAATGGACGCCTGATACGGAAATTATTTTCCATCGTGCCAATGGTCGCAAGCTGCCGATCGTATTCGACTGTGACGATCTGATGTTTGAGCCTGCTTTTGCGGAAAAGACCATTATCGACGGAATCCGCTCACAGAATTACGCTGAAAAAGACGTCAAGCGGCTTTTCTCCCGCGTGCAGCAGATGATGCGCATTGCCGATTTCTGCACCGCACCCACCCTGCCAATGGCCGCCAGAATGCACCGTCGCCAGAAGGCCACCTTCCTGATCCCGAATGGCTTTGTGGAATCGACGTGGAGCACATCCCGCAATGCCGTTCGTACGCGTCATATACACGGGCGGACGCCGATGGTCCGCATCGGCTATGCAGGGGGAAGCCGCACTCACCAGAAAGATTTTGCCCAGATTGCCCCCATCGTTGCGGCAGCCCTGAAGGCTGATCCGGATCGCCGTCTGGTTCTGTTCCGGCGAGGTCCGTGGCCTGCCATGGATATTGAGGAATTCCCCGATCTGCATGCCATGGAGCATCAGATTGAATGGCGCGAGCTGGTGCCGCTTGAAAACCTCCCCACAGAAATAGCGCGCTTCGACATCAATCTGGCCCCCTTGGAAGTCGGAAATGTTTTTTGTGAGGCCAAAAGCGAGCTGAAGTATTTCGAAGCGGCTCTTGTCGGGGTGCCAACCATTGCCTCCCCGACTGTTCCATATCGTGACGCCATCCGTCATGGAGTCACCGGTATGCTGGCAGACAGCCCACAGGAATGGGCTGATGCGCTGGATCATCTGCTCAACAATCCCGAAGCGCGTCGGGATATGGCCCGGGCGGCATATCATGATGTGCTCTGGCGCTATGGCCCTGATGGGCGCACCGAACTTGTCGCGGGCTGGCTTGACCAGATGCTGCGTCCAGGCCGTGCGGCAGCATGGGCCTTTGAGCGCGAAATAAAACATCGGCAGGCATCGCCGCATCCGCTTCCTGAAATTCCTGAAACAGAAACTGTCTTCTTCCATGACAGCCTGCGGGATGCGGAAATGACGGTTATCATTCCCGTCTACAATTACCGTCAGTACGTACTGGAAGCACTCGAATCTGTGCGCGACCAGACGGTCGAGCAGTTGCATCTGGTTGTCATTGATGACTGTTCAACCGATGATTCTCTTGAAGTCGTGCGTTACTGGATGGAAACCAATGCCGCCCGGTTCGGTCGGGCAGTGCTCCTGAAAAACAGGACGAATCAAGGCCTGAGCCTGACGCGCAATGCCGGCTTTAACGCAGCGGAAACGCTGTTCGTGCTGCCATTGGATGCCGACAACAAGCTGATGCCGGAAGCCGCGGTACGACTTTATGAGGCTATCAAGGATACGGATGCAGCCTATGTCTATCCATCCCTGCAGGAATTCGATGATAGTGACGGGATCTTCAGTACGCGGGATTATAATCCCGCCATCTTCCGACCCGGCAATTTCATTGATGCAACAGCCCTGATCAGGCTGTCCGCATGGGCCCATATCGGTGGCTATAAGCGCATGCCACTGGGCTGGGAAGATTATGATCTATGGTGCCGGATGGCTGAATATGGCTGGTATGGGAAGCATCTGGATAAAATTCTTGGGTTTTATCGGGTGCATGGCGAATCCATGCTTCGTACGACGACGAACAAAAGCCGGAATCAGGAAGATCTGATCAACGACATGCGTACGCGCCATCCTTGGATTCTGGACGGTATTTCTGCTGACAGTGATGAACCGGGTGGGCTGATTTTGCCATTGCCGGCTGAACCATAA
- a CDS encoding calcium-binding protein, translating into MSSVVTVPGASGTDAYNTNFTINYYSNLGLLSKQLLDSVLPQNYSANAPNTSINPLSSTNMPYSVAIFEPGSNASVSIPQGYEVSVLAPLASGSVSNTVYFNQNTLDNQLIFFGQAGNFLQLAQGSGTVVGALGDNTIAGGTTGAWSVMTDGAASTSGTPGSLVFGNGSSMQVSSLGTDTFVGGTGAATVATYGNGSEIWGGQSGSSLSFTSHSDGIDTYMGGAGSDTVFAESSGGFYQGGSGNLTFVNDTGSPTLFGGSGSETLFSGSGNGLYMQGSGSFSLTNGGGTQHVFGSSVSGVYYSGTGGEIDVIGSSASNTFFAGAGNVTLSSAFSSGDNLFVGGTGRQSIFGGSGNDTFFGGAGTSTIFGGGGQDVFAVVNGQAGGNLSIYGFEANSDLAILGYGQTAQDVLNAAQSTVVGGASSLQITLSDSTTITLVGVNQLNQNQIATT; encoded by the coding sequence ATGTCCAGCGTTGTCACTGTTCCAGGTGCCAGTGGTACCGACGCCTATAATACAAACTTCACGATTAATTATTATTCCAACCTTGGGTTGCTTTCGAAGCAGCTTCTGGATAGCGTTCTGCCGCAGAATTATTCAGCCAATGCGCCGAATACTTCTATTAATCCGCTATCTTCGACAAATATGCCGTATAGTGTGGCTATCTTTGAGCCAGGCTCCAATGCAAGCGTCAGTATCCCGCAAGGATACGAGGTCTCAGTCCTTGCACCATTAGCAAGCGGAAGTGTCTCCAATACAGTTTATTTCAATCAGAATACTCTCGACAATCAGCTTATCTTCTTTGGGCAAGCAGGTAACTTTCTGCAGCTTGCACAAGGGTCTGGCACGGTTGTGGGGGCTCTGGGCGATAATACAATCGCTGGTGGAACAACGGGTGCATGGTCTGTCATGACTGATGGCGCGGCCAGTACTTCCGGTACTCCTGGAAGTCTGGTTTTCGGCAACGGTTCTTCCATGCAGGTTTCCTCTCTGGGAACGGACACTTTTGTAGGCGGCACTGGAGCTGCGACCGTTGCAACCTATGGTAATGGTTCTGAAATCTGGGGTGGACAAAGTGGTTCCTCCCTCAGCTTCACCAGCCATTCTGACGGTATTGATACGTATATGGGCGGTGCTGGCTCTGATACGGTATTTGCCGAAAGCAGCGGTGGTTTTTACCAGGGTGGGTCCGGTAACCTTACTTTCGTCAATGATACAGGTAGCCCCACCCTGTTTGGTGGTTCCGGTTCGGAAACGCTGTTTAGTGGCAGTGGTAATGGTCTCTATATGCAGGGCAGTGGTTCGTTCTCGCTCACCAATGGTGGCGGCACGCAACATGTCTTCGGTAGCTCTGTCAGCGGCGTTTACTATAGCGGTACAGGCGGTGAAATTGACGTTATCGGATCCAGCGCCAGCAATACCTTCTTTGCAGGCGCTGGTAATGTAACCCTGTCCAGCGCTTTCTCTTCCGGAGATAATCTGTTTGTAGGCGGAACAGGGCGTCAGTCGATCTTCGGCGGTTCCGGGAACGACACCTTCTTTGGTGGTGCTGGTACTTCCACGATCTTTGGCGGTGGTGGCCAGGATGTCTTTGCCGTGGTCAATGGTCAGGCTGGTGGAAACCTCAGCATCTATGGGTTCGAAGCGAACTCTGACCTGGCCATCCTCGGATACGGTCAGACCGCTCAGGATGTTCTCAATGCTGCTCAGTCCACCGTTGTCGGCGGGGCATCCAGCCTGCAGATTACCTTGTCTGACTCGACCACAATCACGCTGGTCGGGGTTAATCAGCTGAACCAGAATCAGATCGCGACGACCTGA
- a CDS encoding acyltransferase: MSQVSATSAYGHAGGYHTRCAGLDIFRACAILCVLFIHYLSTFSHWFGIPVKNWLFNFGLLGVDLFFALSGFLVGGLILDIIDKGPSIANWRIFLLRRWMRTLPLYYAVMLVLAVIYPPTDHPVRTLLQYATFTQNLLTPLPSQNWYAVTWSLAIEEWFYVIFGSIAILGSLLIRKGWAVGLALCMMIIAPHLARWFFLTPELFAQASGTIVIHRLDGIALGVLLAVLSRHNSLLFRYPNLFFLMGLGLIIHLLLFPTPLPGRYFRTYILTLYQIGACLCLPAMLQIRHLPGLLGKPVKALSNQAYGLYLFHLPILELVNIWVLEDKIGRWTGTIIIMTLPLVLSWASFRYFEMPLLSLRPKQRFANAP; this comes from the coding sequence ATGTCCCAAGTATCGGCTACCTCCGCATATGGTCATGCGGGAGGCTATCATACACGCTGTGCAGGTCTGGATATTTTCCGGGCCTGCGCCATTTTATGCGTCCTGTTCATCCATTACCTGAGTACATTTTCTCACTGGTTCGGCATACCGGTAAAGAACTGGTTGTTTAATTTCGGCCTTCTGGGGGTCGACCTTTTTTTTGCCCTCAGTGGTTTTCTTGTGGGCGGGCTGATACTCGACATCATTGACAAAGGCCCGAGTATCGCCAATTGGCGCATTTTTTTATTGCGACGCTGGATGCGGACACTTCCGCTGTACTATGCAGTAATGCTGGTGCTGGCGGTCATTTATCCGCCGACCGATCATCCAGTGAGGACGCTGCTGCAATATGCGACATTCACCCAGAATCTCCTGACGCCGCTGCCATCCCAGAACTGGTATGCCGTCACATGGTCTCTGGCGATCGAAGAGTGGTTTTATGTTATCTTTGGCAGCATTGCCATTTTAGGAAGTCTTCTGATCCGTAAAGGCTGGGCGGTTGGTCTTGCCCTTTGTATGATGATCATCGCCCCTCATTTGGCGCGCTGGTTTTTTCTGACGCCTGAGTTATTTGCTCAGGCATCCGGCACCATTGTCATTCATCGCCTGGATGGCATCGCGTTGGGTGTTTTGCTTGCTGTCCTGTCCCGGCATAACAGTCTGCTCTTCAGATACCCTAATCTGTTTTTTCTGATGGGGCTGGGGCTGATCATTCATCTGCTCCTGTTTCCAACGCCTCTGCCAGGCCGCTATTTTCGGACCTATATCCTGACTTTGTATCAGATCGGTGCCTGCCTATGCCTTCCCGCCATGCTTCAGATCCGCCATCTGCCCGGCCTGCTGGGTAAGCCTGTCAAAGCACTCAGCAATCAGGCTTACGGGCTATATCTTTTCCATCTTCCCATTCTGGAACTTGTTAATATCTGGGTTCTGGAGGACAAAATCGGTCGCTGGACCGGCACAATCATCATCATGACCCTGCCTCTTGTTTTATCATGGGCTTCTTTCCGATATTTCGAGATGCCTTTGCTGTCATTGAGACCAAAACAAAGATTTGCAAATGCCCCCTGA